One Haloarchaeobius amylolyticus genomic window, AGATAGAGGGCGACCGGTCGACGACGACGCTCTCCCGGACCGGCGACACCGTCACCGTCGTCGTCGAGGCCGCCGACCTCGTCGCACTGCGGGCCGGCGTGAACACCTGGATCCGCCTCGTCGAAGTCGCGGAGACGGTACACGACTGCGGCGTCGCCGCCTCGTCCTGAGTCTATTCTGTTCCGACCCCTACTCCGTGAGCGTCGGGTCCGGGTCGTGGCTCTCGACCGCCCGGGCCAGTTGCGAGGACCGCGTATCCGACAGGGGCCCGTCCGCGTCGACGTGCAGGTTCCTCGCCCTGACGATGTCGTGGTCGCCCCGCAGCCGGAACACCGGCCGGTTGTTTCGCTGGGTGACGTGGACGTCCTCGACGACGAGCTCGACCGGGCGGCGGTCGTGTGGGTCCAGCTCGAACGTGGGCCACGACGGGTGCTGGTTGTTGATTCGCAGGCCGCTGAGTTCGATGCGTCTCGGTGGCGGGTAGCAGACGAGGGGCTGGCCGGACTGGTCGGCGGCGGTCGACTCCCAGAGGAACTCGCAGTTCCGGATGGTCGTCGTCCCGTCGGGGTGGGCGGACTTGCCGCCCTCGATCCAGATGCCGCGCTGGCGGCGGGCGCCGCTCCAGCCCTGGGCCGGGACCGACCCGTCCCGGACGAACACGGAGTCCTCGACGAGCGTGTCGCCGGAGGTCCGGATGCCGATGTTCGTGTTCTGGCAGGTCACGTTCCGGTAGATAGAGCGGGCGTTCGCGTCCTGGCCGTTGGCGTACGTCCCGTAGACCGTGTTCTCGGCCCAGCCGGCGAGGGTCACGTCGCGCAACTCGACGGTACCGTCGTTGCCCGAGAGGTACCAGCCGCGGCGGGCGTCCCGTTTCCGCCCGACCCCATCACCCATGTAGATGGACTCGGCGAGGAACGTCGAACCGGCGGGGACGTCCTTGACGTTGAACATCGAGACGGCGTCACGGCCCTGGTCCGACGGCTCGTAGTGCGGGCTGACGCCTGCGGGCCCACGCACCGCGAAGTTCCGGATGGTCGCGTCGCTCCGGACGTGGACCGCCGGGGCCACCCGGCAGTCCTCGACCTCGTAGTCGAACCCCTCGAGGCGCTGTTCGCGCCCGGCGAGGGTGACGAGCCGCTCCGGGGCGGTCCGGTCCCGGGGCACGAGCGTCGCCCCCTCGGGCGCGACGAGTTCGAGGCGGTCTGCGGTCAGTTCGCCGAGCGAGCCGACGAGGTATCGCCCGGGCGGGAAGACGAGTCGCGTGTTCGGGGCGGCGCGGTTCCGGACGACGGGGTCGATCTCCGTCTCGCCGTCCGGGTCCGCACCGGCGTCGGTGATGTCGATAGTTCGCATTGGCGTAGGACCTCGAGTCAGGGCCAGCGGGGGCGGCCAGCGACGTGACGGCTGTGACTGCGCGAGCGGGAGCGACCGAAGCGTCGGCCGGGTACTCGTGTTAGATGTCCGACGCCAGCCGCAAGAGGGCACGGCCTATTCGGCAAGGCTCTGGCGCCGGCCGGCGGAGGGCGCGAGGGGTCGCGAACCGGGAGCGAACCGCGGTGCCGACCGGTGCAGCGCGGTCCCGCATCCGGTGTGACAGGCGTTCTCACGGCGATTGTGTGGGGTGGCGGGGGGCGAGTTCGAAAGCGGGGGTTTTTCAGGCCGGAAACCGTCGGTCGGTGTATGCAAGGAAATCTGCCGCCGGAGGCACAGGAGAAGATCGAGGAACTCCAGGACCTGCAGGAGACCGCACAGCAGGTCGCCCAGCAGAAGCAGTCCGCGGACTCGCAGCTGACAGAGGCCCAGACCGCGCTCGACGAGCTCGAGAACATCGACGAGGACACGCAGATGTTCCGCGAGGTCGGTGAGCTCTTCGTCGCCACCGACTACGAGGAGGCCAAGGAGGCCCTCGACGAGAAGGTCTCCAGCCTCGAGATCCGCGTCGAGACCCTCGAGAAGCAGGAAGAGCGCGTCCAGCAGCAGTTCGAGTCGCTCCAGCAGGAACTGCAGGAGATGCTCGGCGGCATGGGCGGCGGTATGGGCGGCGCAGGCGGCGCGTAAGCGCATGCCCACCGACGAAGAGGTCGTGCGTACGGCCGCGGAAGCGGCCGAGGGACTCATCCTCTCGCGATTCAAGCAGTCGGACGTCGAAGACATGGACGTGACCGTCACGTTCGAGGAGGGCGTCCTTGACGTGGACGTCTACCTGAACGTGCCGGGCGAGGAGGCGAAGTCGGAGCAGGTCGCCGAGGACGCCGCACTCGCGGCACGCAGTGCGGTCGACGAGCTGTTCGCCGAGGACGAGGCCTAGGAGAGCAGGAAGACGATCATACTCAGGCCCATCGCGGCCATCGCCATCAACACCGCGAGCGCCCCGCCCATCGACACCATCGCGTTGGCGTGACTCGCCAGCGTCTCCGTTCTATCGTTGCCGAACACGGTGACGCGGGCGCGCTCCGATTCCATCCCGACGGAGACCAGTTCACGGTCGGCGAGCGCCTGTCCAGTCAGGTCGGTGACGAGGTCGACCAGGTCGTCCTGGTCGAGCGCCTCGCCGACCTGGTTCGAGGACTCCACCTTGTTCACGATGTGGGTGTCGGTCGTCATCACCTCGGCCGCGTCCACCTCGTCGGGGAGCGCCTCGATGAGTCGCTCGCGCAGCCCCGGTTCCATGTTGTTCCCGTCGACCAGCACGTAGGCAGTGGTCTGGTCGGCGACCGTGACACAGGCGATTCTGACGCCGAGGGGGCCGATGCCGTCCGTGGGTTCCCAGTCGGTCTCCGTCCAGGCCGTCCCGACCTCGACGGGGTGCTGTGGCGCGTCGCGGAGCTGCTCGGCCGCCCGCGCGGCGGCCTGCATCATGTCGAACGAGCGCTCGCTACCGGGCGTGACGTGCCCGAGGTCGTCGCCCTTCAGCCCGTTGTTGCAGTTGTGGGCGTCCACGAGGAGCACCTCGTCGAACCCGCCCGACCGGGCCTCGGCGGCGGCCGAGAGGCCGACCGCGTAGTCCACGTCGTCGGCGAACCGGGGCGAGTGCGTGCTCACGAGCAGGATGTCGTCGTCGAACGCCTGCGCCAGCATCTTCGCGTCGCCGACCTGGGTGCGGACGCTCTCGCTGGCGGTGGTCCCGAACTCGAGACGGTCGTGGGCGTCGGCAGCGGCGTCGAGGATGGTGTCGACCTCGCGCTCGGTGACGAGGTTGAAGTCGTGACCCGCGGTCGCGTGCGGGGGGAACGCGAGGCCGTCTGCGGACTGGGCGACGCGCTGTGGCAGGTTCCCGCCGCCGATCTCGCCCATCGGCCCGGGGTGGATCATCGGCAGGACGAACCGGGCCTTCTCGGTGCCGTCCTCGCGCTCGAAGGC contains:
- a CDS encoding KEOPS complex subunit Pcc1, which translates into the protein MPSFSHETTLEFTYDSDAVARIVERSVAQEVGEIEGDRSTTTLSRTGDTVTVVVEAADLVALRAGVNTWIRLVEVAETVHDCGVAASS
- a CDS encoding prefoldin subunit beta encodes the protein MQGNLPPEAQEKIEELQDLQETAQQVAQQKQSADSQLTEAQTALDELENIDEDTQMFREVGELFVATDYEEAKEALDEKVSSLEIRVETLEKQEERVQQQFESLQQELQEMLGGMGGGMGGAGGA
- a CDS encoding DUF3194 domain-containing protein, with protein sequence MPTDEEVVRTAAEAAEGLILSRFKQSDVEDMDVTVTFEEGVLDVDVYLNVPGEEAKSEQVAEDAALAARSAVDELFAEDEA
- a CDS encoding DUF2070 family protein, translated to MTATQGDLASMSRYIFRAPRWYKSLAFAMVVAAVTGIGVFENTFWLEDLWQGVFFIGIPTFAASVLTSVVDQRLGGQLTANRASLLALLCEIMVVAILAVGGAVALATDLGQNFVFDVLYVGLASIFAFRLLIVAAISQHSIPKAAIPASIQTAAAAVLLFVYSGTLRYMDAGGPILDAYLSRPEQGPTTLGAILPGDFVILALLCLLYGAAVWLFLVIIDRPWKRSLGVSVLDFLGGFIGHIADGTRELEDFFEELGEEALVPVTVLAFEREDGTEKARFVLPMIHPGPMGEIGGGNLPQRVAQSADGLAFPPHATAGHDFNLVTEREVDTILDAAADAHDRLEFGTTASESVRTQVGDAKMLAQAFDDDILLVSTHSPRFADDVDYAVGLSAAAEARSGGFDEVLLVDAHNCNNGLKGDDLGHVTPGSERSFDMMQAAARAAEQLRDAPQHPVEVGTAWTETDWEPTDGIGPLGVRIACVTVADQTTAYVLVDGNNMEPGLRERLIEALPDEVDAAEVMTTDTHIVNKVESSNQVGEALDQDDLVDLVTDLTGQALADRELVSVGMESERARVTVFGNDRTETLASHANAMVSMGGALAVLMAMAAMGLSMIVFLLS